From one Halorhabdus rudnickae genomic stretch:
- a CDS encoding transcriptional regulator FilR1 domain-containing protein, with product MNGTEHRTPNRQLSRDHWTYRVIGAIRSSALDQAYRPVIWNTSTVTVVFTDDALFQLHRDDYCVYLEDGFIKNNARLLFVPESIALQLAINDDSRVIIAPSPSTGATVAKSTALESSNFHIIKWAVELFNEYIKFS from the coding sequence GTGAACGGCACCGAGCACCGCACTCCGAACCGACAGTTGAGTCGCGACCATTGGACGTACCGAGTCATTGGGGCGATTCGAAGTTCTGCACTCGATCAAGCGTATCGCCCAGTGATATGGAACACTTCTACTGTTACCGTCGTGTTCACTGACGATGCCCTCTTCCAGCTCCATAGAGACGATTATTGCGTGTACCTCGAAGATGGCTTCATCAAGAATAACGCACGGCTACTGTTCGTCCCCGAATCGATAGCGCTTCAACTTGCAATAAATGACGATTCGCGAGTTATCATTGCTCCGTCTCCCTCAACCGGAGCAACAGTAGCCAAGTCTACAGCTCTCGAATCATCCAACTTTCATATCATCAAATGGGCGGTAGAGTTGTTCAACGAATATATCAAATTTTCTTGA
- a CDS encoding homing endonuclease associated repeat-containing protein → MELAESWAIAEKLGHPPTTEINEHRTFTTDPYQRVFGAWRTALQAAVPDYLETYRQSDIGTVPFGSNWPQIREEIIEILDN, encoded by the coding sequence ATGGAACTAGCCGAATCCTGGGCTATTGCTGAAAAACTAGGCCACCCACCAACGACCGAGATAAACGAACACAGAACGTTCACCACCGATCCGTATCAGCGCGTATTCGGAGCGTGGCGAACAGCACTGCAGGCGGCCGTTCCAGACTATCTAGAAACATACCGTCAGTCGGACATCGGGACAGTACCCTTTGGTTCGAACTGGCCACAGATTCGTGAGGAGATCATCGAGATTCTCGACAATTGA
- a CDS encoding SDR family NAD(P)-dependent oxidoreductase — protein sequence MTRTAVIAGVGPGLGESLARKFAAEGCHVALFARSEDYLEELAEEMPEPGEGLAVQTDLTDVEQIQEGFEAVREAFGSVDVLVNHASAASWKGLMDVSVEEFEQAWAVNGRGAFVCSQEAVGDMLETGGGTVIFTGATSAVRSLGGAIGFTAAKFAARGMAMDIAQEFGPEGIHVAHVVIDGQIDTPGVRERFADRDDETFLDPDEMAETYWHLVEQDDVSTQPFEVHITNGPQNSEFI from the coding sequence ATGACTCGAACAGCAGTTATCGCAGGGGTCGGTCCGGGACTTGGTGAATCGCTCGCCCGAAAGTTTGCAGCTGAGGGCTGTCACGTCGCACTTTTCGCTCGATCGGAAGACTATCTCGAAGAACTCGCTGAGGAGATGCCGGAACCCGGCGAGGGGCTTGCCGTCCAAACAGATCTCACAGATGTCGAGCAGATACAGGAGGGGTTCGAGGCGGTCCGCGAAGCGTTCGGCTCGGTCGACGTTCTCGTAAACCACGCGAGCGCCGCCTCCTGGAAGGGTCTTATGGACGTGAGTGTCGAGGAATTTGAACAGGCGTGGGCGGTCAATGGACGAGGCGCGTTCGTCTGCTCGCAAGAGGCTGTTGGCGACATGCTCGAGACGGGCGGCGGGACGGTCATCTTTACTGGTGCCACCTCTGCGGTGCGGAGCCTCGGCGGCGCGATTGGATTCACGGCCGCGAAGTTCGCTGCCCGTGGGATGGCGATGGATATCGCTCAGGAGTTCGGCCCCGAGGGGATTCACGTTGCTCATGTCGTCATCGACGGCCAGATCGATACGCCGGGCGTCCGCGAGCGATTTGCCGACCGCGACGACGAGACGTTCCTCGACCCCGACGAGATGGCCGAGACATACTGGCACCTGGTCGAACAGGATGATGTCAGTACTCAGCC
- a CDS encoding RecQ family ATP-dependent DNA helicase → MKASSSQVSKEKAQHLLKRSIGPDAEFRPQQWEAIDGLVNERERLLLVQRTGWGKSTVYFIATKLLRDQGEGPTLIISPLLALMHNQIQDAEEQLGLEAWTINSNNTEEWEEAKQSVIDGTCDVLLISPERLANQEFQDDVLLEMEDKFGLLVVDEAHCISDWGHDFRPDYRRIKRILQELPQRIPVAATTATANDRVIEDVTQQVPNLRVIRGNLVRESLRIQTTQIGSRAERLAWLAENIQEVPSAGIIYCLTTDEVEIVADWLTKQGLNIKPYHGGREGDRRRELEDQLMANDVDALVATNALGMGFNKPDLGWVIHFQRPPNLIRYYQEIGRAGRGLDEAFAILLSGEEDDDIAEYFIEQAFPTPSEFDAVLKTIEESDEPLYKYEILKRVDVSWKAATKCLNILRVENAVIRVDDGFERTAKDWSYDHERFESITEQRWEELAQIQEFVETDTCLTKFIDDVLDGTLESPCGQCANCTDDFLPSTVRNENLVQAAVEHYRAESWDEISARYFMPERDGGKSKISESRKPEDGRVLSVYGDPGLGKLVQEQKDNEDGYSDQLVDTAVEHIKKDWGPDPEPIWVTAVPSYSGNDQVADLAERIADGLDLAYENPLRKTEETRPQHELSNSYQKRWNIEDVFETTESVRQEPVLLVDDTVNSRWTLTEAGMTLRDADSGTVYPFALAKRTR, encoded by the coding sequence GTGAAGGCGTCTTCTAGCCAAGTGTCAAAAGAGAAGGCACAACATCTCCTCAAGCGTAGTATCGGACCTGACGCTGAATTCCGTCCCCAACAGTGGGAAGCGATAGATGGGCTTGTAAATGAGAGGGAACGGCTGTTGCTGGTTCAGCGGACTGGGTGGGGAAAAAGTACGGTCTACTTCATCGCGACAAAACTCCTGAGAGATCAAGGTGAAGGGCCGACACTCATCATCAGTCCGTTGCTGGCGTTGATGCACAACCAGATACAGGATGCGGAGGAGCAGCTTGGGCTGGAGGCTTGGACGATTAACTCTAACAATACGGAAGAGTGGGAAGAAGCCAAACAGAGCGTTATTGACGGGACCTGTGACGTCCTATTGATTTCTCCGGAGCGACTGGCAAATCAGGAGTTTCAGGATGATGTTTTGCTCGAGATGGAAGACAAATTTGGTCTTCTCGTCGTCGACGAAGCGCATTGTATCTCCGATTGGGGACACGACTTTCGACCGGACTATCGGCGGATCAAACGAATTCTCCAAGAGCTTCCTCAGCGCATTCCTGTCGCTGCGACGACCGCTACGGCGAACGACCGCGTTATTGAGGACGTGACCCAACAAGTCCCAAATCTCCGTGTTATTCGCGGCAATCTCGTTAGAGAGTCACTTCGCATTCAGACTACCCAAATCGGGTCGAGAGCCGAACGCCTGGCATGGCTAGCGGAAAACATTCAGGAAGTGCCGTCAGCGGGGATTATCTACTGCTTGACTACGGACGAGGTTGAAATTGTAGCTGATTGGCTCACCAAGCAAGGACTCAATATCAAGCCGTATCACGGCGGGAGAGAAGGTGATCGGCGACGTGAACTCGAGGACCAACTTATGGCGAACGACGTTGATGCGCTGGTAGCAACCAATGCACTCGGGATGGGATTCAACAAACCGGATCTTGGATGGGTAATACACTTTCAGCGCCCACCAAACCTCATCAGGTACTATCAGGAGATCGGGCGCGCCGGACGAGGGCTCGATGAGGCGTTCGCGATTTTGCTTTCAGGAGAGGAGGATGACGACATAGCGGAATACTTCATCGAACAAGCGTTTCCCACGCCAAGTGAGTTCGACGCTGTCCTCAAAACGATTGAGGAGAGCGACGAGCCACTGTACAAGTACGAGATTCTGAAGCGTGTAGATGTCTCATGGAAAGCAGCTACGAAGTGTTTGAATATCCTGCGAGTCGAGAACGCAGTGATTCGGGTCGATGATGGATTCGAACGAACAGCTAAAGATTGGAGTTATGATCATGAACGATTCGAGTCAATCACTGAGCAGCGGTGGGAGGAATTAGCACAGATTCAGGAGTTCGTCGAGACCGATACGTGCTTGACGAAATTCATCGACGATGTTCTAGACGGGACTCTAGAATCGCCCTGCGGCCAATGTGCTAATTGTACTGATGACTTTCTTCCGTCCACCGTTCGAAATGAGAATCTCGTTCAAGCGGCTGTTGAGCACTATCGCGCCGAATCGTGGGACGAAATATCGGCACGCTACTTCATGCCCGAACGGGACGGTGGCAAATCGAAAATTTCTGAATCCCGAAAACCAGAAGACGGTCGCGTCCTCTCTGTGTACGGAGATCCTGGTCTCGGTAAACTGGTACAGGAACAGAAAGACAACGAGGATGGGTATAGCGACCAGTTGGTTGATACGGCTGTTGAGCACATTAAGAAGGACTGGGGACCGGACCCTGAGCCAATCTGGGTGACCGCTGTACCCTCGTACTCTGGAAACGACCAAGTCGCCGACCTAGCAGAGCGGATTGCAGACGGATTAGATCTCGCGTATGAGAATCCGCTTCGGAAGACCGAAGAAACTAGACCTCAGCATGAGTTATCGAACTCATACCAGAAACGGTGGAATATCGAGGACGTCTTCGAAACCACGGAGTCCGTTCGCCAAGAACCGGTCCTGCTAGTTGACGATACAGTCAACTCTCGTTGGACGCTTACAGAAGCGGGAATGACACTTCGAGATGCGGACAGTGGAACAGTCTACCCATTTGCACTTGCCAAGCGTACAAGATAG
- a CDS encoding DUF7342 family protein, with product MNDRSPPEEFADINEAVGEEWESETTPYERIRHVIAHTYSPVSADTVADDARTTPKTARKHLNTLADEGFVETTPGEQGGTLYRRSPESLVVEQAADILEHVSTDELVTRIQEMREQLTKYQAEFGVDSPEDLAVNQTNQALSKSGSPQDKIDPETIREWKTLRRNLAFANAALSIGNAEQFVDSDRRSTDDSVPV from the coding sequence ATGAACGACCGAAGTCCGCCAGAGGAGTTTGCAGACATCAACGAAGCGGTCGGAGAGGAATGGGAATCTGAAACGACGCCCTATGAGCGCATTCGACACGTCATTGCACATACGTACAGCCCTGTCTCAGCTGATACAGTAGCTGACGATGCACGGACCACTCCGAAGACCGCTCGAAAGCACTTAAACACACTCGCGGATGAGGGATTTGTCGAGACGACACCCGGCGAGCAGGGCGGCACGCTCTATCGCCGCTCGCCCGAATCACTCGTCGTCGAACAGGCTGCCGACATCCTCGAGCACGTCTCGACGGACGAACTTGTCACGCGAATCCAGGAGATGCGTGAGCAACTCACTAAGTATCAGGCTGAATTCGGTGTCGACTCTCCTGAAGATTTAGCCGTTAACCAGACGAATCAGGCTCTCTCAAAATCCGGATCTCCACAGGACAAGATCGACCCAGAGACGATTCGTGAGTGGAAGACGCTCCGACGAAACCTCGCGTTCGCGAACGCTGCCCTCTCGATCGGCAACGCCGAGCAGTTCGTCGATAGCGACCGTCGCTCGACTGACGACAGCGTCCCTGTCTGA
- a CDS encoding orc1/cdc6 family replication initiation protein — translation MLNEDGDGSVFVNRDLVEPDTIIDEERIVGRDDQLESVVSFLRPTLQGNRPPNMLLYGPAGTGKSLIIGAVTQQIIELCKSNGESFGVVDINCQPINTLDQAVYELVQTVAQDVDTEVGVPETGVSTKRKYRRLYELINDHYDSVIFILDEIDLLVGRRANDEPAYSKLLYQLSRASNTNEIEGRVSVAALTNDPKFMEDIDGRAESSFNPRDVYFPDYDANQLREILQNRRDAFQPNALSDDVIPLVAAFAAQSHGDARKAIDLFRGAGDLADERGDNNVEEHHVRESQEEIDKDRSLKLVEGLTTQKKISLYATAAVAHYSKHSGSSVPSPVGFKVYQWVTDELDADQMTRETYVKYVKELSTYGLISTSRKSRGRGGGMYMEFTFTGDPTGIMKRITEDIRLESISEQKELLRTVVNAQLKEFHQD, via the coding sequence ATGCTCAACGAGGACGGCGACGGGTCAGTGTTCGTTAACCGCGATCTCGTCGAGCCCGACACGATCATCGACGAAGAGCGGATCGTTGGTCGCGATGACCAACTCGAATCGGTCGTGTCATTCTTGAGGCCGACACTGCAAGGAAATCGGCCGCCGAATATGCTCCTCTATGGCCCTGCCGGAACTGGAAAGTCGCTCATCATCGGCGCCGTGACACAGCAGATCATCGAACTCTGCAAATCGAACGGCGAGAGCTTCGGTGTCGTCGACATCAACTGCCAACCGATCAACACCCTCGACCAGGCGGTCTACGAGCTCGTCCAGACAGTCGCGCAAGACGTCGATACGGAAGTGGGCGTACCTGAAACAGGCGTATCAACTAAACGCAAATACCGACGTCTCTACGAACTCATCAACGACCACTATGATTCGGTTATCTTCATCCTCGACGAGATCGACCTGCTGGTCGGGCGACGCGCCAACGACGAGCCCGCATACTCGAAGTTGCTTTACCAGCTCTCGCGAGCCAGCAACACGAACGAGATCGAAGGTCGTGTCTCTGTCGCGGCGCTGACGAATGATCCGAAGTTCATGGAGGACATCGACGGCCGAGCCGAGAGTTCGTTCAACCCACGAGACGTCTACTTCCCGGACTACGATGCCAACCAGCTGCGAGAGATACTCCAAAATCGTCGCGATGCCTTCCAACCGAATGCACTCTCTGATGACGTAATCCCACTCGTCGCTGCCTTCGCAGCGCAGAGCCACGGTGATGCTCGAAAGGCCATTGACCTGTTCCGTGGCGCCGGCGATTTAGCTGACGAGCGTGGTGACAACAATGTCGAAGAACACCACGTCCGAGAGTCCCAAGAGGAGATCGACAAAGACCGATCGCTCAAACTCGTCGAGGGGCTAACAACTCAGAAGAAGATCTCACTGTATGCTACTGCCGCCGTTGCCCATTATTCGAAGCACTCAGGAAGCTCTGTTCCGAGTCCTGTCGGTTTCAAAGTGTATCAGTGGGTAACTGACGAGCTTGACGCGGACCAAATGACTCGTGAGACATACGTCAAGTACGTCAAAGAGCTTTCCACGTACGGATTGATTTCGACATCGAGGAAGAGTCGAGGGCGTGGTGGTGGAATGTACATGGAATTCACCTTCACGGGAGATCCCACAGGCATCATGAAGCGGATCACGGAGGACATTCGTTTGGAGAGCATTTCTGAGCAGAAAGAACTTCTTCGAACGGTGGTCAACGCACAGCTGAAGGAATTCCACCAAGATTGA
- a CDS encoding DUF7509 family protein, with product MIECRTSNRPNDSVRPMVATQLSVRSAVLGAVHTRWDASVRAFNDAADCCRLCVQFCTHIQSAELYGPLERRD from the coding sequence TTGATCGAGTGCAGAACTTCGAATCGCCCCAATGACTCGGTACGTCCAATGGTCGCGACTCAACTGTCGGTTCGGAGTGCGGTGCTCGGTGCCGTTCACACACGCTGGGACGCCAGTGTCCGGGCGTTCAACGATGCCGCAGATTGTTGTCGTCTCTGCGTACAGTTCTGTACCCACATTCAGAGCGCAGAGCTTTACGGGCCGCTCGAACGTCGGGACTGA
- a CDS encoding helix-turn-helix domain-containing protein, producing MEYVDETAAKIMLAVRPGDSIRRIAQKIDGSYSWVYDWIERLEEAGLVRRDNGVYIEDYTIRDRYHEMVATISRSIPPSIDEAYVIPHFAGMPFAYTKIDSVYVWTNGGYQIARGHDDYPIFIQVADQDVDRWMAFFDEFGVPCTIEDRPDPTDYDATVSYVLFPTTKPITREWVDGNPVIALDETIDHMMEHRVNYEPALEIIADEYDRDIDAVHEDPRLKP from the coding sequence ATGGAGTACGTCGATGAAACGGCGGCGAAAATCATGTTAGCGGTGCGACCGGGCGACTCGATTCGGCGGATCGCCCAGAAGATCGACGGCTCCTACTCGTGGGTTTACGACTGGATCGAACGGTTGGAAGAGGCGGGCCTCGTCCGACGTGACAACGGGGTCTATATCGAGGATTACACCATCCGAGATCGCTATCACGAGATGGTCGCGACCATCTCTCGATCGATACCTCCCTCAATCGATGAGGCCTACGTCATTCCTCATTTCGCTGGGATGCCATTCGCGTATACGAAGATCGATAGCGTCTACGTCTGGACGAATGGCGGCTATCAGATTGCTCGCGGTCACGACGACTATCCCATCTTCATTCAGGTCGCTGACCAAGATGTCGACCGATGGATGGCATTTTTCGATGAGTTCGGCGTCCCCTGTACGATCGAAGACCGGCCCGATCCGACCGACTATGACGCAACCGTCTCGTATGTCTTGTTTCCTACCACGAAACCGATCACTCGCGAGTGGGTCGACGGCAACCCGGTCATTGCGTTGGATGAAACGATCGATCACATGATGGAACACCGGGTGAACTACGAGCCGGCGTTGGAGATAATCGCTGACGAATACGACCGCGATATCGATGCGGTCCACGAAGACCCACGCTTGAAACCATGA